The genomic stretch GTGCTCGGGTGGATCGAGATCGCCGACGCCAGCCGCTCGACCCTGGTCGAGGAGACGGCCCGGGTGCTGCTGGCGGTCTCGCTGATCGGGGTGGCGCTGCGCTACCCGGTGCGCCGGCTGCGGCCGATCATCACCCCCACGACCCTGCTGGTGACCGCGGGGATGGCCGGCATGGCGCTGCTCTCGGCCGGGGTGGCCTGGCTGGTCCTCGGCGTGCCGGTGGCCCTCGCCGCGCTCATCGGTGCGTGCATCACCCCGACCGACCCGGTGCTCGCCTCCAGCGTGGTCACCGGCGAGCCGGCCGAGGAGCACCTGCCGGCGCGCACCCGGCAGCTGCTCTCCGCCGAGTCGGGCACCAACGACGGGCTCGCGCTGCCGCTGGTGCTGCTCGGGATCGCGCTCGTGCTGGGCGAGTCCCTGGGCCACGCGGCCCTCGACGGCCTGTACCAGGTCGTCGTCGCCGTGGTCATCGGCGCCGTCGTGGGGCTGCTGGCCGGGCGCGCGGTCAGCTTCGCGCAGAGCCGCGACGACGTCTCCGAGGGTGCGTCGCTGGTGTTCACCCTGGTGCTCGCGGTCGCGGTGCTGGGCATCGCGCGGCTGGCGAACGCCGACGGGATCCTCGCGGTGTTCGTCGCGGGGCTCGCCTACAACTTCGTCGTCAGCCAGGACGACGTCGGCCCGCAGAACACCATCGACGAGGGGGTCAACCGGTACCTGGTGCTCCCGCTGTTCCTGCTGCTGGGCATCCTGCTGCCGTGGTCGGCGTGGGGCGATCTGGGCTGGGGTGTCGTGGTCTTCCCGATCGCGGTGCTGCTGCTGCGGCGGCCCCCCGTGCTGCTGGCGCTGATGCGGCCGCTCGGGCTGGAGCTGCGCGATGCGGTCTTCCTGGGCTGGTTCGGGCCGGTCGGGGTGAGCGCGCTGTTCTACCTCTCCTTCAGCGAGGAGGAGGGGGTGACCGATCCCCGGCTGTGGGCGGCCGGCACGCTGGTGGTCGCGGCCAGCACGCTCGCGCACGGCGTCACCTCGGCACCCGGCCGCCGCCGCTACCGCCGTGCGGCGGGCAGCTGACGGGGCCGGCGTGACGAGCTGGCTGCTGGTGCACCCACCACCGGCGACGGTGGGCGGGTCAGGCGTCGCCGTCTGACGCGGGGTACAGGCTGGCGTCCGGCCGGGGCGCGTCGCTGGTGGCCCGGACGATCTTGAGCAGCAGCTCGTTGAGCTGCCGGCTCTCGTCGGCGGTCAGCCCCGCGTCACCGAGGTCGCTCGTGGCCTGGGCGACTCCCCACACGGCGTCGAGCGTCTGCCGGCCGGTGTCGGTGATCTGCACCGGGTTGCGTCGACCGCGGGCGCGGGCGCCGGTGCGGCGGATCAGGCCCCGCTGCTCCATCCCGTCCAGCAGCGGGGACATGCTCTGCGGCCGGACCAGGACCGCGCGTGCGATCTCGGAGGTGGTCATCTCCGGGTAGACCGCGAGGAACGCGAGCACCCCGAAGTGGATCGGGTTGATCCCGTGGTCGGCCAGGGCGAGCGTCATCCGGTACCCGGCGAACCGGGCCACCCGGACCAGGTTCCAGGTCAGCACCCCGTCGAGGCCCGGGTCCGCGTCGTCCGATGGCTGCACGCCCACATCCTGCCCGGGCTCCTCCGGCGCCGGGTTGCCGGATCGCCCTCGAGGCGTAACTTACAGAGGTCTGTAACTCCACCGAGGGGACCGATCATGCCCGACACCACGACCAGCGACCGGCAGCACATCGCGGACCTCGTCAGCAAGGCGAAGGTGGCGATGCTCACCACGATGACGCCGGAGGGCAGGCACGTCAGCCGCCCGATGGCCCTGCAGGAGGCCGAGTTCGACGGCGACCTGTGGTTCTTCGCCTCCGCGGACTCCGCGAAGGTGCACCAGATCGAGGCGGCGCCGGCGGTCAACGTCTCCTTCTCCGACACCGGTGACCACTCGTGGACCTCCATCGCGGGCACCGCGCACGTCGTCTCCGACCGGGCGAAGGCCGAGCAGCTGTACACGAAGGTGCTCCAGGCCTGGTTCCCCCAGGGGCTCGACACCCCGGGGCTCACGCTGATCCGGGTCGAGGCCGAGAGCGCCGAGTACTGGGAGGGACCGAGCAGCACGGCGTCCTACGTCCTGCAGACGCTGCGTGCCGCGGTCACCCGGGACGCCGACCGGGACCCGGTCCGCAACGACACCGTCGACCTGTGACCGGGAGCCGGACCTCCCCGCACGGCGACGCGGGCGGCCCGCGGCACGCGAGGCTGCTCGTCCTCGGAGCGAACGGCCCGACCGGTCGGCGGGTCGTGCAGCAGGCCCTCGACCGCGGGCACCGGGTGAGCGCGCTGACCCGGCACCCCGAGTCGTTCCCGATCCGGCACGACCGGCTGCACGTCCTCGCCGGTGACGCCACCGACGAGCGGGTGATCGACGCCGCGGTCGCCGGGGCCGACGCGGTGGTCTGCGCGATCGGTGCGTCCTTCACGCGACGACCCGTGCAGGTCTACTCGGCGAGCGCCCGGCTGCTCGTCGAGGCGATGACGCGCCACCAGCGGCGGCGGCTGGTCGTCGTGACGTCGTCCGGGTTGGGGCCACCGGACCCGGACGCCGGGGTCGTGGGCCGGGCGTTCCGCCTCCTGATGCGGCAGTACGTCGGCAGGACCGTCTACGACGACATGGCCGGGATGGAGGTGCTGGTATCGGCCAGCGATCTGGACTGGACGATCGTCCGACCGCCCGGGCTGACCGACGCACCCGGCACCGGGTACGCGGTGGCGGACACCGAGATCGACGCCGCCTTCTGTGCCCGCGAGGACCTCGCCGGCATGCTCCTCGACCAGCTCGACGACGACCGGTTCGTCCGGGGGATCGCCGCCGTCGCCACCCCGGGTCTCCGCGTCGGCGCCGGGTACATGCTCTGGCACGAGGTGCTCAAGCGCTGACGCTGCCGCGCGACGGGCCGACCCACGGGCGCGACCCATCTGGACGTGGCGTTGGGTCCGGCGGCGGCGGCGGCGGTGGTGGCGGTGGTGGCGGTGATCACCTCGGCCCGAGCGGGGCGTCCCGGCAGGTGACCACCCCGCTGGAGCCGGGTGGTCACCCGCCCGCGGTCGTTGCGGCCTGCACCCACCCGGCGGGTGATCGCCGACGCCGGTAGGCATGCGGCATGACGGTGCTGGGCTTCCACAACTCCCACGAGCAGGTGCACCCTGCCGACCTGCTGCGGGCGGTGCAGCACGCCGAGCAGGTCGGCTTCACCGCGGCGATGTGCTCCGACCACCTGGAGCCCTGGAACGAGCGGCAGGGCCAGTCCGGTTTCGCCTGGTCCTGGCTGGGCGCCGCGCTGGCCACCACCGGGCTGCCGTTCGGGGCGGTCAACGCCCCCGGCCAGCGCTACCACCCGGTGATCGTCGCCCAGGCGATCGCCACCCTCGGGTCGATGTTCCCGGGCCGGTTCTGGGTGGCGCTGGGCTCCGGTGAGGCGATGAACGAGCACGTCACCGGGCACGTCTGGCCGCGCAAGGAGCTGCGCGACGCCCGGCTGCGCGAGTGCGTGGACATCATCCGCGCGCTGCTGGCCGGTGAGGAGGTCAGCCACGACGGGCTGGTCACCGTCGACCGGGCGCGCATCTGGACGCGGCCGGAGCAGCAGCCGGCGCTCATCGCCCCGGCCGTCTCGGCGCGGACCGCCGCTCGGCACGCCGAGTGGGCCGACGGGCTGGTCACCATCAACCAGCCGCACGACGTGCTGCGCGAGGTCGTCGCCGCCTACCGGGACGCCGGCGGGCAGGGCACGCTCACCATCCAGGTGCACGTCTCCTACGACCCCGACCAGGAGAAGGCGGTCGCGATCGCGCACGACCAGTGGCGCAGCAACGTCTTCCCGCCGCCGCTGTGCTGGGACCTGGACACCACCCGCGCCTTCGACCAGGCCAGCCAACACGTGCGGCCCGAGGACATGGGGGAGTCGGTGCGCATCTCCAGCGACCTCGGCCAGCACGCGGCCTGGATCGCGGAGTACGTCGACCTGGGGTTCGACCAGGTGTACCTGCACCACGTGGGCCAGGAGCAGCTGCCGTTCCTGGACGCCTTCGGCGAGCACGTGCTGCCGCAGCTCGACGTCACCGCACCCGCCCCGGCCGTGGCCATCGACCCGCCCGGCCCGGCCGAGCCGCGCCGTCCGGCGCAGGTGCCCGAGCCCGCCGTCCTGGACTGAGGAGCTGACCCGTGCGGATCACCGACACGAGCGACCTGTGGTGGAAGAACGCCGTCGTCTACTGCCTGGACGTCGAGACGTTCATGGACTGGGACGGCGACGGGGTCGGCGACCTGGAAGGCCTGGCCCAACGGCTGGACCACCTGGCCGACCTCGGCGTCACCTGCCTGTGGCTGATGCCCTTCTACCCGACCGCCGGGCGGGACGACGGCTACGACATCACCGACTACTACGGGGTCGACCCCCGGCTGGGCACGCTCGGTGACCTGGTGGAGGTGATCCGGACGGCGAAGGACCGCGGCATGCGGGTGATCGCCGACCTGGTCGTCAACCACACCTCCGAC from Modestobacter roseus encodes the following:
- a CDS encoding cation:proton antiporter — its product is MQDLHLGYALVGSLAVVLAALSSKMRDLPVSEPLLAMVLGVVVGPQVLGWIEIADASRSTLVEETARVLLAVSLIGVALRYPVRRLRPIITPTTLLVTAGMAGMALLSAGVAWLVLGVPVALAALIGACITPTDPVLASSVVTGEPAEEHLPARTRQLLSAESGTNDGLALPLVLLGIALVLGESLGHAALDGLYQVVVAVVIGAVVGLLAGRAVSFAQSRDDVSEGASLVFTLVLAVAVLGIARLANADGILAVFVAGLAYNFVVSQDDVGPQNTIDEGVNRYLVLPLFLLLGILLPWSAWGDLGWGVVVFPIAVLLLRRPPVLLALMRPLGLELRDAVFLGWFGPVGVSALFYLSFSEEEGVTDPRLWAAGTLVVAASTLAHGVTSAPGRRRYRRAAGS
- a CDS encoding pyridoxamine 5'-phosphate oxidase family protein, yielding MPDTTTSDRQHIADLVSKAKVAMLTTMTPEGRHVSRPMALQEAEFDGDLWFFASADSAKVHQIEAAPAVNVSFSDTGDHSWTSIAGTAHVVSDRAKAEQLYTKVLQAWFPQGLDTPGLTLIRVEAESAEYWEGPSSTASYVLQTLRAAVTRDADRDPVRNDTVDL
- a CDS encoding MarR family winged helix-turn-helix transcriptional regulator; its protein translation is MQPSDDADPGLDGVLTWNLVRVARFAGYRMTLALADHGINPIHFGVLAFLAVYPEMTTSEIARAVLVRPQSMSPLLDGMEQRGLIRRTGARARGRRNPVQITDTGRQTLDAVWGVAQATSDLGDAGLTADESRQLNELLLKIVRATSDAPRPDASLYPASDGDA
- a CDS encoding NAD(P)-dependent oxidoreductase, encoding MTGSRTSPHGDAGGPRHARLLVLGANGPTGRRVVQQALDRGHRVSALTRHPESFPIRHDRLHVLAGDATDERVIDAAVAGADAVVCAIGASFTRRPVQVYSASARLLVEAMTRHQRRRLVVVTSSGLGPPDPDAGVVGRAFRLLMRQYVGRTVYDDMAGMEVLVSASDLDWTIVRPPGLTDAPGTGYAVADTEIDAAFCAREDLAGMLLDQLDDDRFVRGIAAVATPGLRVGAGYMLWHEVLKR
- a CDS encoding TIGR03885 family FMN-dependent LLM class oxidoreductase — translated: MTVLGFHNSHEQVHPADLLRAVQHAEQVGFTAAMCSDHLEPWNERQGQSGFAWSWLGAALATTGLPFGAVNAPGQRYHPVIVAQAIATLGSMFPGRFWVALGSGEAMNEHVTGHVWPRKELRDARLRECVDIIRALLAGEEVSHDGLVTVDRARIWTRPEQQPALIAPAVSARTAARHAEWADGLVTINQPHDVLREVVAAYRDAGGQGTLTIQVHVSYDPDQEKAVAIAHDQWRSNVFPPPLCWDLDTTRAFDQASQHVRPEDMGESVRISSDLGQHAAWIAEYVDLGFDQVYLHHVGQEQLPFLDAFGEHVLPQLDVTAPAPAVAIDPPGPAEPRRPAQVPEPAVLD